The Halorussus gelatinilyticus genome contains the following window.
CGGGATGCGGAACGCCAAGCTGAGCGGGATTCAGGGCGTGCTCCAGTTGGCGATAATCTTCGTGATGGTGTACGTTCGGTTCTGAACCGACGGTGAAACGCGACTTTCGGTCTCGGCAAGGTTTTCGTTCCCGACGGTCCTCCGGTCGGACGTGGACCGCCGCCAGTTGCTCTCCTCGCTCGCCGGATTGAGTGCCCCGGTGTCGCCGGGTGTCTCGGCACCGGGGACCGCCCCGAAACCGGGAAGTGTTCCCGCGATGAACGTTCCGGAAGACGTGAACGCACCGGCCGACAGCTACGTCGCCGGGAACGCGGACTTCGGCCTCGCGCTCCTCGACCGCCTCGCCGACGAGTCGCCCGACCGGAACCGGTTCGTCTCGCCGTACAGCGTCGGCGTCGCGCTGGCGATGACCTACGCCGGGGCGCGCGGCGAGACCCGGACCGAGATGGCCGAGACCATGCGGTTCCACCCGACCGGCGACGAGTTACACCCGACGGTGGCCGCCCTGCGCTCGGCCCTGCCGCTCGCCGACTCGGACTCGTCCGAGTCGGCGACTACCGCTGGCGATAGCGACGAGAGCGATGGCGACGACGGGGCCGAGCAGCGCGGCGACGGCGTCCCCCTCCGACTCGTCGGCGCGAACGCACTCTGGGGGCAGGAGGGCTACCCCTTCCGCGAGGAGTTCCTGCGGAGGCTGGAACAGCACTACGGCGCGGGTCTCGGCCGGGTGGATTTCGCGGGGAATCCGGACGAAGCGCGGCGGGCCATCAACGAGTGGATCGCCGACCGGACCCGCGAGAAGGTCCCCGAACTGTTCCCGGAGGGAGTCATCGACCAGCAAACACGGCTCGTCCTCGCCAACGCGGTCTCCTTCCGGGCGAACTGGGCCGACACCTTCGACGAGGAGACCACCGGGCCGAAGCCCTTCACAGCGCTCGACGGGACGACCGACGAAGTGCCGACGATGTACCAACAGGAGCGGTTTCCCTTCACCGAGGTGGACGGCGTGAAGGTCCTCGAACTCCCCTACGCCGGCGGAAACACCGACATGGCCCTCTTCATGCCGCCGCGCGGACGGGAGCAGTTCCGCGAGTTCGAGCGGCACCTCGACGCCGACCGCCTCACGGAACTGCTCGACGCGACCGAGGCGCGGGAGGTCGAGGTCCGACTCCCCCGGTTCGAGTTCCGGTCGGACCTCGACCTCGCCGAGCGGTTGGCGACGATGGGGATGCCCACCGCGTTCACCCGCGAGGCGAACTTCGACGGGATGGCCGACGACGACGACGCCAGCGAATCGCCGAAACTCAGGTCGGTGATGCACGAGGCCTACGTCCGAGTGGACGAGCGGGGAACCGAGGCCGCGGCGGCGACCGGCGTGGAGGCCGAGGCGCTGGGCGCCCCCCGGAACCCCGCGACGTTCGTCGCGGACCGGCCGTTCCTGTTCGTGATTCGTCACCGTCCGACCGGGACGGTGCTGTTCCTCGGTCGGGTCGCGGACGCCGCGGCGGCGAACTGACCGGCGAAGCGGGAAGCGGCGGTGCGCGGCGAGCAGTAGGACTTTTGACCGGCCCGCGCAACCACACCAACATGACCGATTCCCGCGAGATACTGCTGACGAACGACGACGGGATAGACAGCCCCGGCATCCGCGCGCTCTACGACGCCCTCTCGGAGGTCGGCAACGTCACGACGGTCGCGCCCGCCGACGACCAGAGCGCGGTCGGCCGGGCGATGACGTACGAGGTCCCCGTCGAGGAACACGAACTCGGCTACGCCGTCGGCGGGACGCCCTCCGACTGCGTGGTCGCGGGACTCGCGGAACTCGGGCCGTACCCCGACATCGTAGTCTCGGGCTGTAACAAGGGCGCGAACATCGGCGCGTACGTCCTCGGACGCTCGGGCACCGTCAGCGCCGCAGTCGAAGCGGCGTTCTTCGGCGTCCCCGCTATCGCGGCGTCGCTCCACATCCCCCAGAGCGAGTGGCCCCGCGACACGACCGTCGAGGAGTACGCCGAGGTCGCCGAGGCGGTCCGCTACCTCGTGGAGCGCGCGCCCGACGCCGGAGTCTTCGAGCAGGCGGAGTATCTGAACGTCAACGGACCCCTGCCGAGAGACGCCGGCGCGGTCGGCGACCGCGGCGGGGCGGACGGCGGGGTGCGAACCCCGATGGAAGTCACTCGGCCCTCGCACGTCTACGACATGGACGCGACCGAGGAGGACGGCGTGGTGACGCTCCACGACCAGACGTGGGGACAACTGGAGGGCGACACGCTCTCGGACCCGGAGGGCACCGACCGCCGGGCGGTCTTCGAGGGGAAGATAAGCGTCTCGCCGCTGACCGCTCCGCACACGACCGAGCGCCACGACGCGCTGGACGACCTCGCCGAGCAGTTCTGAGTTCTGGAGAGGATTCGAAGCGGACGGCGGACGGAGCCGAGTTCCCCCACGGCTGATTCGCGTTCGCACCTACGGCGACCCGTCGAACCCGCTGTCGAAGCGGTCGCCGGTCTTGCTCAGGTGTTCGATGCCGGGACAGTCGTGCTTCTCGGGGAGTTGGTGGTGCGGGCAGAACGTCCCCTCGCAGTACGAACAGCCACGCGCGCTGACTAATTTCTCGCCGCACTGATTGCAAGTGTCCATGGGAGACATACACAACCAAACACCAAGGAAGTATGGGAGGGTTCGATTCGTCCGCGTAGCGTCGGAAAACCGAGACGCGCGCGGGCTTCGACGGGGCGATACGTCACTCGCCGCCGACCCGAGTCAGACGTTAGCAAACTTTATTTAACAGTCTCGAGAAGAGACGCACATGGTCAAGAGTACCGTCCGATTTCCCGAACCCGTCGTCGAGGAAATCGAAGCGCTCGTCGAGGACGGCGTCGTCGAGAGCAAGTCGGAGTTCCACCGCTTCTGCTCGGAGTACGTCCTCGCGCAGTTGGACCCCGACTTCGAGCCGGAGACGCTCGACTTCGAGGAGTTGGAAGACGCGCTCATCCGCGACGCGGGTCCCTCCGAGGAGGAGGGCCTCTCCTTCCTCGAATCGGTACTCTTCATCCGGAAGCACGCGCTCCGTGGGAACGTCCAAGACGCCGAGGACTTCATCGACCACCATTACGACCCCGCGGACCGCGACGCGGTACTCTTGGAGGAACTCCTCTCGTTCTACCACGAGTCGTCGCCGGACTCGGCCGCGACCCCCCGCCGCTCGGTCCAACCCGAGCAGCGGTGAACGGGACGAGAGCGGCGGCCGCGTGACCGAGTCCCACATCGAGAACGTGATTCGGAGACGCTCGTCCGCGGACGACTGGAAACCGAGGAGTGATTTTCCCGGAGGGAGTTCAGTCGACCATGCACCAGACGTTCGTGGAGTTGCTGGAGCGCAACGCCGAACACGCCCAGGAGTTCCGGTCGCGGTTCGGCGACGTACAGGACTCACAGCACCCGGCGGTCGTCACCGTCTGTTGCTCGGACTCGCGGGTCCTGCAGGACGAGATGTGGGGAAACGACGAACCGGGCCGGGTGTTCACCTGTAGCAACATCGGCAATCGAGTCGTCCAGCGGACCGAAGCGGGCGAGGCCGTCTCGGGTGACGTTCTCTACCCGGTGGCGCACACCGGCACCGACACCGTGGTCGTGGTGGGCCACACCGGCTGTGGGGCCGTCACGGCGACCTACGACGCGCTGACCCACGGCCTCGCGGAGCCGCCGGGCATCGACCACTGCCTCGGCCTGCTGAAGCCTCGCCTCCAAGCGGGCGTCGAGGCGCTCCCCGAGGGCGTGGACCGGACCGAGGCCATCAATCGGCTCGTGGAGTACAACGTCGACCGGCAGGTCGAGTTCCTCCTGGAGAGCGACGAGATTCCCGACGCCACCGACGTCATCGGCGTCGTCTACGACTTCCAAGACGTGTACGGCGAGCGTCGCGGCGAGGTCCACGTCGTCAACGTAGACGGCGAGACCGACCCGGACGCCCTGCGCGAGGAGTATCCGGACATCGGCGACCGGATAGCGCGACTCTGGACGTACTGAGAGCGACCCGAGTGGCGCTCGGTTCGTGAGGGTCGCGAGGGGCGCACGACCACCGGGCGACGGGTCCGTCGCCACAAGTCCCATGTCCGCTCGGAAGAATGGATACGCCGAAAGGGACCACCGTGAGCGAAGAAGCCGAGGAAGACGAGGAATCGACGCCCAGAGTTCGGAGAAGCGACCGAGCGGCGTCCGGTGCCCCGGCCGCCGGGTGGGCGCTGGGCGACCGGTTCGCGTGGGAGGAGATTCACCAGCGACTCCTAGCGTCGGCCGAAGAGGCGATAGACAGCACCACCAGGGAGCTGTTTTTCAGCGGCCTCACCGCCGGGTTCGCCATCGTCCTGACCTTCATCGGATACGCGGTCGGGAGCGCGAACTTCCCGAACAACCACTTCCTCGCCACCGTCCTCTACCCCATCGGGTTCCTCTACATCATCCTCGGTCGGTACGAACTCTACACCGAGAACACGCTCCCGCCGGTCAAGTTGGTGTTGACCAGACTCGCCAGCCTCCCGCTCCTGTTGCGCATGTGGACCGTCGTCTTGACGGCGAACATCGTCGGGGCGGCCATCGGCGCGTTCGTCCTCGCCAACACGCAGGTCCTCTCGCCGGAGGCGATGCGGGCGGGTGTCGGACTCGTCCAGCACGGCCTCGAAGTGGGCTGGTGGGACGTGTTCTTCAAGGCGGTGTTCGCGGGGTGGCTGGTCGCCGGCGTGGTGTGGCTCGGAACCGGCGCGCGCGACACGATTTCCCGACTGATAATCATCTATCTCGTCTTCTACATGATACCCACCGTCGGCCTGTTTCACGTCGTCTCCTCGGGGGCCGAAGCCCTCTTCTTCGTCTTCCTCGGCGTTCCCGGTCCGGGACTGCTCACTATCGCCTACGAGTTCTGGCTCCCAGTACTGCTCGGGAATACGTTCGGCGGCGTGGTGCTGGTCGCGCTCGTCAGCTACGCCCAGTCCGAACACCGTCGCTACCCCGAAATCCGCGTCCTCTCGACGCGCGAGTTGCTGTTCAGTCTGAAGGGCGGCCGCCCGTTCGACACTCCCAGACCGGGGATTCGGCTGACGGACGAGAGCGAGGAGACCGGCACGGAACACGACTGAGTCGCCCGGGAACCGAACTGGTTCGGTATCCAAACACTCTTGACTCGTTCGGCGTGATGACGCGGTGATGCGACAGGACTCAGGTTCCGAATCAGCGAGGAAAGATTCCTCGTTCGTTCGTCTGCACTCCGTCTGGGTTCTCGTCGGGTCGTCGCTCTGTGGTCTCGGGTGGAACGTCGCCGATGCGGTCCCGGTCGTACTCCCCGTCTCCTCGATGGACGCCGGACTGCTCGTCGGAACGGTCGTCGTCGCTCTGTTCTGGGTGGCCGGGTTCCGTCCCTCGCTCTCGGCGAGCGGCGGATACTTCGTCGCCGAACAGGCGCTTCACCCGTTACTGGCCCTCGGCAGTGGTCTGTTCTCCGGTGGCGCGCTCGGACCGTGGC
Protein-coding sequences here:
- a CDS encoding serpin family protein, giving the protein MNVPEDVNAPADSYVAGNADFGLALLDRLADESPDRNRFVSPYSVGVALAMTYAGARGETRTEMAETMRFHPTGDELHPTVAALRSALPLADSDSSESATTAGDSDESDGDDGAEQRGDGVPLRLVGANALWGQEGYPFREEFLRRLEQHYGAGLGRVDFAGNPDEARRAINEWIADRTREKVPELFPEGVIDQQTRLVLANAVSFRANWADTFDEETTGPKPFTALDGTTDEVPTMYQQERFPFTEVDGVKVLELPYAGGNTDMALFMPPRGREQFREFERHLDADRLTELLDATEAREVEVRLPRFEFRSDLDLAERLATMGMPTAFTREANFDGMADDDDASESPKLRSVMHEAYVRVDERGTEAAAATGVEAEALGAPRNPATFVADRPFLFVIRHRPTGTVLFLGRVADAAAAN
- the surE gene encoding 5'/3'-nucleotidase SurE, yielding MTDSREILLTNDDGIDSPGIRALYDALSEVGNVTTVAPADDQSAVGRAMTYEVPVEEHELGYAVGGTPSDCVVAGLAELGPYPDIVVSGCNKGANIGAYVLGRSGTVSAAVEAAFFGVPAIAASLHIPQSEWPRDTTVEEYAEVAEAVRYLVERAPDAGVFEQAEYLNVNGPLPRDAGAVGDRGGADGGVRTPMEVTRPSHVYDMDATEEDGVVTLHDQTWGQLEGDTLSDPEGTDRRAVFEGKISVSPLTAPHTTERHDALDDLAEQF
- a CDS encoding AN1-type zinc finger domain-containing protein is translated as MSPMDTCNQCGEKLVSARGCSYCEGTFCPHHQLPEKHDCPGIEHLSKTGDRFDSGFDGSP
- a CDS encoding transcriptional regulator; amino-acid sequence: MVKSTVRFPEPVVEEIEALVEDGVVESKSEFHRFCSEYVLAQLDPDFEPETLDFEELEDALIRDAGPSEEEGLSFLESVLFIRKHALRGNVQDAEDFIDHHYDPADRDAVLLEELLSFYHESSPDSAATPRRSVQPEQR
- a CDS encoding carbonic anhydrase — encoded protein: MHQTFVELLERNAEHAQEFRSRFGDVQDSQHPAVVTVCCSDSRVLQDEMWGNDEPGRVFTCSNIGNRVVQRTEAGEAVSGDVLYPVAHTGTDTVVVVGHTGCGAVTATYDALTHGLAEPPGIDHCLGLLKPRLQAGVEALPEGVDRTEAINRLVEYNVDRQVEFLLESDEIPDATDVIGVVYDFQDVYGERRGEVHVVNVDGETDPDALREEYPDIGDRIARLWTY
- a CDS encoding formate/nitrite transporter family protein gives rise to the protein MDTPKGTTVSEEAEEDEESTPRVRRSDRAASGAPAAGWALGDRFAWEEIHQRLLASAEEAIDSTTRELFFSGLTAGFAIVLTFIGYAVGSANFPNNHFLATVLYPIGFLYIILGRYELYTENTLPPVKLVLTRLASLPLLLRMWTVVLTANIVGAAIGAFVLANTQVLSPEAMRAGVGLVQHGLEVGWWDVFFKAVFAGWLVAGVVWLGTGARDTISRLIIIYLVFYMIPTVGLFHVVSSGAEALFFVFLGVPGPGLLTIAYEFWLPVLLGNTFGGVVLVALVSYAQSEHRRYPEIRVLSTRELLFSLKGGRPFDTPRPGIRLTDESEETGTEHD